A single genomic interval of Lathyrus oleraceus cultivar Zhongwan6 chromosome 7, CAAS_Psat_ZW6_1.0, whole genome shotgun sequence harbors:
- the LOC127101134 gene encoding probable protein S-acyltransferase 19: MVRKHGWQLPAHTFQVVAITVFCLLVIAFYAFLAPFVGGHIWEYTFIGVYSPVALIVFILYARCTAINPADPGIMSKFDPRVGNTFDPAHGLLGKHQSSERGDVAAGEHSSLSSAASKRSMTNMSKKSSVEDPDRVDDLRNQYKPSSCDVIGGICCILFSHEDCRKQETADEQGGGEDALFCTLCNSEVRKFSKHCRSCDKCVDGFDHHCRWLNNCVGQKNYHSFISLMAFSLTWLVIEAGVGIAVLVRFFVNKRGMESEIIDRLGNGFSRPPFAAVVVVCTAVSVLACVPLGELFFFHMILIRKGITTYEYVVAMRAMSEAPPGASVDGDLPNILYSPTGSATTGLSGGSSLGLQYKGAWCTPPRVFVDYQDEVVPHLEPGMLPSTVDPDAAGFAERGQKMPKRPVRISAWKLAKLDSQEAVRAAAKARASSSVLRPVDSHRPPDAELSSSGNMSIRSSMSIDTGNNKEVNKLRLSPVRNLIAPSQGSRDEYETGTQSMSSFSSPSHAQEAVTLSPLPQGRTLGGFRTGISVPSLVPERPLTSKATLPNFRNPISNPSLGFDATMMLKGASNDPLLLSASSTSILRDVKRTSVVWDQEAGRYISVPSLPSEARNRPSLQIEMPNLNTDTSNIGRKPVIPPQEPVSSAPKSPRQHAQNLTYTGESIFFGGPFLSVAAKDGLRNERNLGSVEAHDSIAVNLLQEPRYRRDSHSNQLPVFVPGGFDNALQPRSDMN; this comes from the exons ATGGTCAGAAAACATGGCTGGCAATTACCTGCACACACTTTTCAG GTTGTTGCAATCACTGTATTCTGCTTGTTGGTGATTGCTTTCTATGCTTTCCTTGCACCGTTTGTTGGAGGTCATATATGGGAATACACCTTTATTGGTGTCTACTCTCCTGTG GCACTCATTGTTTTCATTCTCTATGCTAGATGTACTGCAATTAACCCTGCAGATCCTGGCATTATGTCTAAATTTGACCCTAGAGTGGGAAATACGTTCGACCCTGCCCATGGGTTGTTGGGCAAGCATCAATCTTCTGAACGCGGTGATGTTGCTGCAGGAGAGCATTCCTCCCTGTCATCTGCTGCTTCCAAAAGGTCTATGACAAATATGAGCAAGAAAAGTTCAGTGGAAGATCCTGACAGGGTCGATGATTTGAGAAATCAGTATAAACCAAGCTCATGTGATGTAATTGGGGGAATTTGCTGCATATTATTTTCTCATGAAGATTGCCGGAAACAGGAAACAGCTGATGAGCAGGGCGGTGGGGAAGATGCTCTGTTCTGCACTTTGTGCAATTCTGAG GTGCGCAAGTTCAGTAAACATTGTAGAAGTTGCGATAAATGTGTTGATGGCTTTGATCACCATTGTCGG TGGCTTAACAACTGCGTGGGTCAGAAAAATTACCATTCTTTTATTTCTCTTATGGCCTTTAGTCTTACATGG CTTGTTATTGAAGCTGGAGTCGGTATTGCTGTTTTAGTGCGTTTCTTTGTTAACAAGAGAGGAATGGAATCTGAAATCATTGATAGACTTGGAAATGGATTCTCTCGTCCCCCGTTTGCTGCAGTTGTG GTTGTGTGTACTGCAGTTTCTGTCTTGGCTTGTGTGCCTTTGGGTGAGCTTTTCTTTTTCCACATGATCCTAATCAGGAAG GGTATCACAACATATGAGTATGTTGTAGCAATGAGAGCCATGAGTGAAGCACCTCCAGGGGCATCTGTGGATGGGGATTTGCCAAATATACTTTACTCTCCAACAGGCTCAGCCACAACTGGATTGAGTGGAGGAAGTTCTCTTGGATTGCAGTACAAAGGGGCATGGTGTACCCCTCCTAGGGTATTTGTGGACTATCAG GATGAAGTTGTGCCTCACTTGGAGCCCGGAATGCTGCCATCAACTGTTGATCCAGATGCAGCTGGGTTTGCAGAAAGAGGGCAAAAGATGCCAAAAAGGCCTGTTCGTATTAGTGCTTGGAAGCTTGCTAAATTGGATTCTCAAGAGGCAGTGAGAGCAGCTGCTAAAGCCAGGGCATCTTCTTCCGTTTTGCGACCTGTAGATAGCCACCGTCCACCCGATGCAGAATTAAGCTCTAGTGGAAACATGAGCATCAGAAGTAGTATGAGCATAGATACTGGAAATAATAAGGAAGTAAACAAGTTAAGATTGTCTCCAGTGAGGAATTTGATTGCCCCTAGTCAAGGGAGCCGTGACGAGTATGAAACTGGAACTCAAAGTATGAGTAGTTTCAGTAGTCCAAGCCATGCTCAAGAGGCAGTTACACTAAGCCCTCTTCCACAGGGACGTACTTTGGGCGGCTTCAGGACCGGTATTTCAGTTCCTAGTTTGGTGCCTGAGCGTCCTTTAACTTCTAAAGCAACATTGCCAAACTTCAGGAACCCAATATCCAATCCATCTCTTGGATTTGATGCAACAATGATGCTGAAGGGAGCAAGTAATGACCCGTTACTGCTTTCAGCTTCCAGCACGTCCATTCTAAGAGATGTGAAACGGACATCAGTTGTTTGGGATCAAGAAGCCGGCAGATATATCTCAGTTCCTTCATTGCCTTCAGAAGCTCGAAATAGGCCATCTCTGCAAATAGAAATGCCAAATTTAAATACTGATACAAGCAATATTGGAAGGAAACCAGTGATACCTCCACAGGAACCGGTGTCATCTGCACCTAAATCTCCAAGGCAGCATGCACAGAATCTGACGTATACAGGAGAGTCTATCTTTTTTGGTGGTCCATTTTTGAGTGTGGCTGCTAAAGATGGTTTGAGAAATGAAAGAAATTTGGGATCAGTAGAGGCCCATGATAGCATAGCAGTAAACTTACTCCAAGAGCCAAGGTATAGAAGAGATTCACATTCAAATCAACTTCCAGTGTTTGTTCCTGGTGGTTTTGATAATGCTCTTCAACCTCGGTCCGACATGAATTAG